A window of the Roseovarius sp. S88 genome harbors these coding sequences:
- a CDS encoding Mrp/NBP35 family ATP-binding protein, with protein MALTRESVLDALKTIKDPVSGDDIVAAGVTRGLNVEGATVRFVMEIDPAKAELYQPAQADAEAAIKALDPNAVVSAVLTAHSAKSPPPDLKPQRKAEPQGPQQVPGVNHIVAIASGKGGVGKSTVSANIACALAAEGRRVGLLDADVYGPSQPRMLGVSGRPASPDGKTILPMRNHGVTMMSLGLMTNEDQAVVWRGPMLMGALQQMLMQVQWGALDCLLVDLPPGTGDVQMTLAQKAHVDGAIIVSTPQDVALLDARKGIDMFNQLHVPILGMIENMSTHICSNCGHEEHVFGHGGVKAEAEKMGVPLLAEVPLHIDIRTAADGGAPIVVSKPQAAQSQAFRDVARKLIEIGVA; from the coding sequence GTGGCATTGACACGAGAGAGCGTGCTGGACGCGCTCAAGACGATCAAGGACCCGGTGAGTGGCGATGACATCGTCGCGGCGGGTGTGACACGCGGTTTGAACGTCGAGGGCGCAACTGTGCGCTTCGTGATGGAAATCGACCCGGCCAAGGCGGAACTCTATCAACCCGCACAGGCCGATGCGGAGGCCGCCATCAAGGCGCTTGATCCCAACGCGGTTGTGTCGGCTGTCTTGACAGCGCACTCCGCCAAGTCACCACCGCCCGATCTCAAACCACAGCGCAAAGCAGAACCTCAGGGTCCCCAGCAAGTGCCGGGTGTCAATCACATCGTCGCCATTGCCTCGGGCAAAGGTGGCGTCGGCAAATCCACTGTTTCGGCCAACATCGCTTGCGCGCTCGCCGCCGAAGGGCGCCGCGTGGGCCTTCTGGATGCCGATGTCTATGGTCCGTCCCAACCGCGGATGCTGGGCGTGTCTGGCCGCCCGGCAAGCCCCGATGGCAAAACCATTCTACCCATGCGCAATCACGGTGTGACGATGATGTCATTGGGCCTGATGACCAACGAAGATCAGGCTGTCGTTTGGCGTGGTCCCATGCTCATGGGCGCGCTGCAGCAAATGCTGATGCAGGTGCAATGGGGTGCGCTTGATTGCTTGCTCGTAGATCTGCCCCCCGGCACCGGTGATGTGCAAATGACGCTCGCGCAAAAGGCGCATGTGGATGGCGCCATCATCGTCTCAACGCCTCAGGATGTCGCTCTTCTGGATGCACGAAAAGGCATTGATATGTTTAATCAATTACACGTTCCCATACTTGGAATGATCGAGAACATGTCAACCCATATCTGCTCCAACTGCGGCCACGAAGAACACGTTTTCGGCCATGGCGGCGTTAAGGCCGAGGCGGAAAAGATGGGCGTGCCTCTGCTGGCTGAAGTGCCGCTGCACATAGACATCCGTACGGCCGCCGATGGCGGCGCACCCATCGTGGTCTCCAAACCTCAGGCCGCGCAGTCGCAAGCCTTCCGCGATGTCGCACGCAAGCTGATTGAGATTGGCGTGGCATGA
- a CDS encoding biotin/lipoate--protein ligase family protein has translation MSEAPAFPPLMQGHAVDAGIDPFEKACAMAALGCDAGTIVYSVGVNRLAGALVMAPEVPLEEAMAMLPTCGVGFQNALGALAPPEVAVHLEWAGGLRVNGASCGRMRAMAGSDDPKEMPGWLVVGFELPLVLLSAVPGDDPDQTALYEEGCADVDPTQLLESWARHTLVWINRWEDEGSRPLHAEWRGLAHAMGEEVEINGQTGTFLGVDENFGMLLRSGETTDLVPLSSVLESQS, from the coding sequence ATGAGTGAAGCACCTGCATTCCCGCCCTTAATGCAAGGGCACGCGGTGGATGCCGGGATCGACCCGTTTGAGAAGGCCTGTGCAATGGCCGCGCTTGGCTGTGACGCGGGCACCATTGTCTACAGCGTCGGGGTCAACCGCCTGGCCGGCGCTTTGGTCATGGCCCCCGAAGTGCCGCTGGAAGAGGCAATGGCCATGCTGCCTACCTGCGGTGTCGGCTTCCAAAATGCGCTCGGCGCACTGGCGCCACCCGAAGTGGCGGTGCATCTGGAATGGGCAGGCGGCTTGCGCGTCAACGGGGCGTCCTGTGGTCGTATGCGCGCCATGGCTGGCTCTGATGACCCCAAAGAGATGCCCGGCTGGCTCGTGGTGGGGTTCGAACTCCCATTGGTTCTTCTCAGCGCGGTCCCCGGTGACGACCCTGACCAGACCGCGCTCTACGAGGAAGGCTGCGCAGATGTGGACCCCACCCAGCTTCTGGAAAGCTGGGCCAGACATACACTGGTCTGGATCAACCGCTGGGAAGACGAAGGATCGCGCCCCTTGCACGCCGAATGGCGTGGCCTTGCGCACGCCATGGGCGAAGAGGTCGAGATCAACGGCCAGACCGGCACGTTCCTCGGCGTAGATGAAAATTTCGGGATGCTCCTGCGCTCTGGCGAAACCACAGACCTTGTCCCGCTCAGCTCAGTTCTGGAGTCCCAATCATGA
- a CDS encoding DUF6505 family protein yields the protein MKLARAIHFDESDTRVYHSPARTGEWCISGGFEFSNWAEADLTGKQRQAFSNGWLGLETFGRVTFVAVTQVEEAERATLTDALAQHFVDIYGAPDLDAARPVAANEIAQMVDLCDDHDANTLLTVARELTDAGVRETYRVIDAQEAGLEQFAIHGSLDE from the coding sequence ATGAAACTCGCCCGCGCCATCCATTTCGATGAAAGCGACACTCGCGTCTACCACTCTCCGGCGCGCACCGGTGAATGGTGCATCTCTGGCGGTTTTGAGTTTTCCAACTGGGCCGAGGCGGACCTGACCGGCAAACAGCGTCAGGCCTTTTCCAACGGTTGGCTCGGCCTGGAGACCTTCGGGCGTGTGACATTCGTCGCTGTCACCCAGGTCGAAGAGGCAGAACGCGCAACCCTCACAGATGCGCTGGCACAGCATTTTGTCGACATATACGGCGCGCCAGACCTTGACGCGGCCCGCCCTGTCGCCGCCAACGAAATCGCGCAAATGGTCGACCTCTGCGACGATCACGACGCCAACACCCTGCTGACCGTAGCCCGTGAACTCACCGACGCCGGGGTGCGCGAAACCTACCGCGTCATCGACGCTCAGGAAGCCGGTCTCGAACAATTTGCGATCCACGGCTCGCTGGACGAATAA